A genomic segment from Phragmites australis chromosome 6, lpPhrAust1.1, whole genome shotgun sequence encodes:
- the LOC133922164 gene encoding WRKY transcription factor WRKY51-like — translation MITMDDLMSCGGDTGGAPGDGQVTPRRQMAMGNQLTVSRIRTAVSMLNHRTGHARFRRGPVVVQHPSDQPPGSKPAVTRDMARSCDGFSASASASSSLPSTLTGVTGEGSVSNGRPQLQLPPARGKAAGKLLPRPTQSVFEYSSGRLDSKCHDRARSENDAGGRQHAAHGGRCHCSSKKRKSRVKHTVRVPAISSRNADIPPDNYSWRKYGQKPIKGSPYPRGYYKCSTVRGCPARKHVERDPGEPAMLIVTYEGDHHHHDMD, via the exons ATGATCACCATGGATGATCTGATGAGCTGTGGCGGCGACACCGGCGGGGCTCCAGGCGACGGGCAGGTCACGCCCCGACGGCAGATGGCGATGGGCAACCAGCTGACGGTGTCCAGGATCCGGACGGCGGTGTCCATGCTCAATCACCGCACCGGCCACGCGCGCTTTCGCCGCGGCCCCGTCGTCGTGCAGCATCCGTCGGACCAGCCGCCGGGGAGCAAGCCCGCCGTGACGCGAGACATGGCGAGGTCGTGCGATGGGTTCAGCGCGTCGGCCTCGGCCAGCTCGTCGCTCCCGTCGACACTGACAGGCGTTACCGGCGAAGGGAGCGTGTCCAACGGCCGCCCCCAGCTCCAGCTCCCGCCTGCACGCGGCAAAGCTGCCGGCAAGCTACTGCCGCGGCCAACGCAATCCGTTTTCGAGTACTCTTCCGGCCGGCTCGACAGCAAGTGCCACGACCGCGCGCGCTCCGAGAACGACGCCGGTGGCAGACAGCACGCCGCCCACGGCGGCCGCTGCCACTGCTCCTCCAAGAAGAG GAAATCGCGCGTGAAGCATACCGTCCGCGTGCCGGCGATCAGCTCCCGGAACGCGGACATCCCGCCGGACAACTACTCGTGGCGCAAGTACGGTCAGAAGCCAATCAAGGGCTCGCCTTATCCCCG CGGGTACTACAAGTGCAGCACGGTGCGCGGGTGCCCGGCGCGGAAGCACGTGGAGCGCGACCCCGGCGAGCCGGCCATGCTCATCGTCACCTACGAGggcgaccaccaccaccacgacaTGGACTGA
- the LOC133920565 gene encoding serine carboxypeptidase 1-like, which translates to MPPQRTLPSVEAGAPMVAALLLCLCVLPVRAAPAGAEVTEFPGFSGELPSKHYAGYVTVGHVLQKRHMYYYFATSERDPTLDPIVIWINGGPACSGFSAFVHSIGPFTIEGSQVRVHDEPRVMKNPFSWTKMASLLLVDSPAGVGYSYADNEDDYVTNDSSRVVDLYSFLSKWFAEYTEFRSNPFYIAGCSYSGVIVPVLAQEILRRNEEGGVQINFKGYSLCNPAIDVDIENNALVPYAFRMGLISDELFQSLVTTCNGKYWNNTTPTCLENLNQFYMQIKGINVEHILCPPCRYKMGITKEVMEYDSGQMFERLSETSEYGLECHNRELALEKLFGTKLGGEKLHAKPIEVSGTWKRCPKFIRYTRDILTLTEYHLNITSKGYRVFLYSGDHALLVPFSATLEWLKKSNYNEIEKWHPWFVENQIAGYSIRYENNILFATIKGAGHVPSDYLPFEAFVAYQRWIDGAESL; encoded by the exons ATGCCTCCCCAAAGAACCCTCCCTTCCGTGGAAGCCGGCGCGCCGATGGTTGCGGCGCTATTGCTGTGCCTGTGCGTGCTGCCAGTGCGCGCGGCACCGGCAGGAGCGGAGGTCACCGAGTTCCCGGGGTTCAGCGGCGAGCTCCCCTCCAAGCACTACGCTGG GTACGTAACAGTGGGGCATGTACTGCAAAAGAGAcatatgtattactattttgcCACTTCTGAAAGGGACCCTACCTTAGATCCTATCGTCATATGGATAAATGGTGGCCCTGCATGTTCAGGGTTTAGTGCTTttgtacattcaattg GACCATTCACAATAGAGGGCTCCCAGGTTCGTGTCCACGATGAACCAAGAGTGATGAAGAATCCTTTCTCATGGACCAAG ATGGCTAGCCTCCTTTTGGTTGACTCACCAGCAGGTGTGGGCTACTCTTACGCTGATAATGAAGATGACTACGTAACAAATGATTCAAGCAGAGTAGTTGATCTGTACAGTTTTTTATCGAAG TGGTTTGCTGAGTATACTGAATTTCGGTCAAATCCTTTCTACATAGCTGGATGCTCTTACAGTGGAGTGATAGTACCGGTACTGGCACAGGAAATTCTAAGGA GAAATGAGGAAGGTGGAGTACAGATAAATTTCAAG GGCTATTCGTTGTGTAATCCAGCTATTGACGTAGACATAGAGAACAATGCGCTTGTTCCTTATGCATTTCGAATgggtttgatttcagatgaatTATTTCAG AGTTTGGTTACTACGTGCAATGGAAAGTATTGGAATAACACCACTCCAACCTGCCTAGAGAACTTGAACCAGTTTTATATG CAAATCAAAGGTATTAACGTGGAGCATATTCTCTGCCCACCATGTCGATACAAGATGGGTATAACCAAAGAAGTTATGGAATATGATTCTGGTCAAATGTTTGAGCGTCTTTCTGAAACCTCCGAGTATGGTTTAGAATGCCAT AATCGAGAACTAGCCCTCGAGAAACTCTTTGGCACAAAACTGGGAGGAGAAAAACTGCATGCCAAACCG ATTGAAGTATCAGGAACATGGAAGAGGTGCCCCAAGTTTATCCGATACACAAGGGATATTCTAACATTAACAGAGTACCACCTGAACATAACATCCAAAGGTTACAGAGTGTTTTTGTATAG TGGAGATCATGCCTTGCTTGTTCCTTTTTCTGCAACTTTAGAGTGGCTGaagaaatcaaactacaacGAGATCGAGAAATGGCACCCTTGGTTTGTGGAGAATCAGATTGCAGG GTATTCCATTAGGTacgaaaataatatattatttgcAACAATCAAG GGGGCTGGTCATGTTCCATCAGACTATTTGCCATTCGAAGCATTTGTTGCCTATCAAAGATGGATAGATGGGGCTGAATCTTTGTAG